Proteins co-encoded in one Streptomyces sp. NBC_00091 genomic window:
- a CDS encoding glycoside hydrolase family 3 N-terminal domain-containing protein — MTEPWRDPLIPVSVRVADLLKRMTLEEKAGQLTGFWALPSDPGAPVAPMEDDSGESAPGLDDIVAHGLGQLTRVYGTAPIAVEAGMERLASLQRQVTGSGRFGIPAVAHEECLTGFMTFGATVFPGPLAWGASFDPGLVRQMASAIGAGMRQVGVHQGLAPVLDVVRDYRWGRTEECIGEDPYLVGAIGTAYVQGLEGAGIVATLKHFAGYSASRGGRNMAPVSSGPREFADVLVEPFVRALREGGARSVMNSYTDVDGVPVAADERLLTELLRGELAFSGVVVADYYAVSFLETRHGVTGSRGAAGALALTAGIDVELPTARCYGEPLTELVRSGVVSEELIDRAAERVLLQKAELGLLDPGWEPVKPEPVDLDPPENRALAGLLAERSTVLLANDGTLPLRPCRVAISGPYADDPQSFLGCYSFPNHVALPGDLGLEIPTLGEALTAAGFTVTADDPDVNVLVLGDRAGMFGRGTSGEGCDAETLDLPGDQAALADAVLDAGVPTVLVLVSGRPYALGTLAERASAVVQAFFPGEEGGTALARIISGAAEPSGRLPVSIPRQAGGQPGTYLHARLGGHTDWSSVDPTPLFPFGHGLSWTSFTCSELSVDPVAATDGAVSVSVTVRNVGEVAGTEVVQLYLSDPVASVVRPQRWLAGFGRVELQPGAAARITFSVHADRTSFTGLDLRRRVEPGEIGVAVGRSSGDLPLQGSFTLEGPVRHPAADRVLSVPVEIVPVP; from the coding sequence TCGGATCCGGGCGCACCGGTCGCGCCGATGGAGGACGATTCGGGCGAGTCCGCGCCCGGCCTGGACGACATCGTCGCCCACGGCCTCGGCCAGCTGACCCGGGTGTACGGCACCGCGCCGATCGCCGTGGAGGCCGGGATGGAGCGGCTCGCCTCGCTCCAGCGGCAGGTGACCGGATCCGGCCGGTTCGGGATCCCGGCGGTCGCTCACGAGGAGTGCCTGACCGGGTTCATGACGTTCGGAGCCACGGTCTTCCCCGGGCCGCTGGCCTGGGGCGCATCCTTCGATCCCGGGCTCGTGCGCCAGATGGCCTCCGCCATCGGCGCGGGGATGCGGCAGGTCGGCGTCCACCAAGGGCTGGCCCCGGTGCTCGACGTGGTCCGCGACTACCGATGGGGCAGGACCGAGGAGTGCATAGGCGAGGACCCCTACCTCGTCGGAGCGATCGGCACCGCCTACGTGCAGGGCTTGGAGGGCGCCGGGATCGTGGCGACGCTCAAGCACTTCGCCGGGTACTCGGCCTCACGCGGCGGCCGGAACATGGCCCCCGTCTCCTCGGGGCCGCGCGAGTTCGCCGACGTACTGGTCGAGCCATTCGTACGGGCACTGCGCGAGGGAGGCGCCCGGTCGGTGATGAACAGCTACACCGACGTGGACGGAGTCCCGGTGGCCGCCGACGAACGGCTGCTGACCGAGCTGCTCAGGGGTGAGCTCGCTTTCAGCGGTGTGGTCGTCGCCGACTACTACGCCGTCTCCTTCCTGGAAACCCGGCACGGTGTCACCGGATCGCGGGGCGCGGCCGGCGCGCTGGCGTTGACCGCCGGAATCGACGTCGAGCTGCCCACGGCCCGCTGCTACGGCGAGCCGCTGACCGAACTCGTCCGGTCGGGAGTCGTGTCCGAGGAGCTCATCGACCGGGCCGCGGAACGGGTCCTGCTGCAGAAGGCCGAGCTCGGCCTGCTCGACCCCGGCTGGGAACCCGTCAAGCCCGAGCCGGTCGACCTCGACCCGCCGGAGAACCGGGCACTGGCCGGGCTCCTGGCCGAACGGTCCACCGTGCTGCTCGCCAACGACGGCACCCTGCCGCTGCGGCCGTGCCGCGTGGCGATCAGCGGGCCGTACGCCGACGACCCCCAGTCCTTCCTCGGCTGCTACTCCTTCCCCAACCACGTCGCGCTGCCCGGCGACCTCGGGCTGGAGATCCCGACGCTCGGCGAGGCGCTCACCGCTGCCGGGTTCACGGTCACCGCGGACGATCCGGACGTGAACGTGCTGGTGCTCGGGGACCGGGCCGGCATGTTCGGCCGGGGCACCTCCGGCGAGGGCTGCGACGCCGAGACCCTCGACCTGCCCGGCGACCAGGCCGCGCTCGCCGACGCCGTTCTGGACGCCGGGGTGCCGACCGTTCTGGTCCTCGTCTCCGGACGGCCCTACGCACTCGGCACGCTGGCCGAGCGCGCATCGGCCGTGGTGCAGGCCTTCTTCCCCGGCGAGGAGGGCGGGACGGCGCTGGCCCGGATCATCAGCGGGGCCGCGGAACCGTCCGGGCGGCTGCCCGTCTCCATCCCCCGCCAGGCCGGCGGCCAGCCCGGCACCTACCTGCACGCGAGGCTCGGCGGGCACACCGACTGGAGCTCGGTGGACCCGACCCCGCTGTTCCCCTTCGGACACGGGCTGAGCTGGACCAGCTTCACCTGCTCGGAGTTGTCGGTGGATCCCGTTGCCGCGACGGACGGGGCCGTCTCCGTTTCGGTCACCGTACGCAACGTCGGCGAGGTGGCCGGGACCGAGGTGGTCCAGCTGTACCTCTCCGATCCCGTGGCGTCCGTCGTCCGGCCGCAACGGTGGCTCGCCGGATTCGGCAGGGTCGAGCTGCAGCCGGGCGCGGCCGCCCGGATCACCTTCTCCGTCCATGCCGACCGGACCTCTTTCACCGGGCTCGACCTGCGCAGGAGAGTGGAGCCCGGGGAGATCGGCGTGGCCGTCGGACGGTCCAGCGGCGACCTGCCGCTCCAGGGCTCCTTCACTCTGGAGGGCCCCGTACGCCACCCGGCGGCCGACCGGGTGCTGTCCGTGCCGGTCGAGATCGTCCCGGTTCCATGA